Proteins encoded together in one Rhizobacter sp. J219 window:
- a CDS encoding GNAT family N-acetyltransferase produces the protein MPSHPAPETTATPSAVLRAAELRDVQAIVGLIRELAEFEKLTHLLQVTPEKLRPQLFGEKPVAEAMVAELQGEVVAFALYFTNFSTFLAQPGLYLEDLYVQPAHRGKGIGESMLTRLAKLAVDRGYGRFEWCVLDWNENAIRFYKRMGATVMPDWRLSRVTGDALAALASR, from the coding sequence ATGCCTTCCCATCCTGCCCCTGAAACCACCGCCACCCCAAGCGCCGTGCTGCGCGCCGCCGAGCTGCGCGACGTGCAGGCCATCGTCGGCCTGATCCGCGAGCTGGCCGAGTTCGAGAAGCTTACGCATCTGCTGCAGGTCACACCCGAAAAATTGCGCCCGCAGCTCTTCGGTGAGAAGCCAGTCGCCGAGGCCATGGTGGCCGAGCTTCAGGGCGAGGTGGTGGCCTTCGCGCTCTACTTCACCAATTTCTCGACCTTCCTTGCACAGCCGGGGCTCTACCTGGAAGACCTGTACGTGCAGCCCGCCCATCGCGGGAAGGGCATCGGCGAGTCCATGCTGACGCGGCTGGCCAAGCTGGCGGTCGACCGGGGCTACGGCCGCTTCGAGTGGTGCGTGCTCGACTGGAACGAAAACGCCATCCGCTTCTACAAGCGCATGGGAGCCACCGTGATGCCCGACTGGCGCCTCTCGCGCGTCACGGGTGACGCACTCGCGGCCCTGGCCTCACGCTGA